The proteins below come from a single Burkholderia contaminans genomic window:
- a CDS encoding MFS transporter: MQTRSTLDEHATIAAPAPERTAKHYLLAGWASMAGTTIEWYDFFLYGTAAALVFNRIFFPSLDPVVGTLAAFGTFAVGFIGRPMGGIVFGHFGDRIGRKSMLMITLLLMGVPSMIIGLIPSYDRIGYWAAALLIAMRFLQGMAVGGEWGGAVLMAVEHAPKGRKGLFGSLPQTGVGLGLILSSVAMAAVAALPEADMLSWGWRVPFLASIALVGLGWFIRAKVPESPDFEKMQRQGKAEKSPVTAALRRHPREVLTIVGARAAENTWFYMVVTFALAYATQQLHLPKAEMLHAITAGAALSLVTMPLCGHLSDRIGQRRMFAIGLVLMCAFAAPFFLMLGTQQVSYAWWAIVLGLGVVFPILYAPESLLFAQQFPAEIRYSGISLSVQLAGVIGGGFAPMIATSLLKAGGGQPHYVIAYLVGFGVFALMCTALMRPARA, from the coding sequence ATGCAGACCCGATCCACCCTCGATGAGCATGCGACCATCGCGGCGCCAGCGCCCGAGCGCACCGCGAAGCACTACCTGCTGGCCGGCTGGGCCAGCATGGCCGGCACCACCATCGAGTGGTACGACTTCTTCCTCTACGGCACTGCCGCCGCCCTCGTCTTCAATCGCATCTTCTTCCCGTCGCTGGACCCGGTCGTCGGCACGCTCGCCGCGTTCGGCACGTTCGCGGTCGGCTTCATCGGGCGGCCGATGGGCGGCATCGTGTTCGGCCACTTCGGCGACCGCATCGGCCGCAAGTCGATGCTGATGATCACGCTGCTGCTGATGGGCGTGCCGAGCATGATCATCGGGCTGATCCCGTCGTACGACCGCATCGGCTACTGGGCCGCCGCGCTCCTGATCGCCATGCGCTTCCTGCAGGGGATGGCCGTCGGCGGCGAATGGGGCGGCGCGGTGCTGATGGCTGTCGAGCACGCGCCGAAGGGCCGCAAGGGGCTGTTCGGCAGCCTGCCGCAGACGGGCGTCGGGCTCGGCCTGATCCTGTCGTCGGTCGCGATGGCCGCGGTGGCCGCGCTGCCGGAAGCCGACATGCTGTCGTGGGGCTGGCGCGTGCCGTTCCTCGCGAGCATCGCGCTCGTCGGCCTCGGCTGGTTCATCCGCGCGAAGGTGCCCGAGTCGCCCGACTTCGAGAAGATGCAGCGCCAGGGCAAGGCCGAGAAATCGCCGGTGACGGCCGCGCTGCGCCGTCATCCGCGCGAGGTGCTGACGATCGTCGGCGCGCGCGCCGCCGAGAACACCTGGTTCTACATGGTCGTCACGTTCGCGCTCGCTTACGCGACGCAGCAGCTGCACCTGCCGAAGGCCGAGATGCTGCACGCGATCACGGCCGGCGCGGCGCTCTCGCTCGTCACGATGCCGCTGTGCGGCCATCTGAGCGACCGCATCGGCCAGCGCCGGATGTTCGCGATCGGCCTCGTGCTGATGTGCGCGTTCGCCGCGCCGTTCTTCCTGATGCTCGGCACGCAGCAGGTGTCGTACGCGTGGTGGGCGATCGTGCTCGGCCTCGGCGTCGTGTTCCCGATCCTGTACGCACCGGAATCGCTGCTGTTCGCACAGCAGTTCCCCGCGGAAATCCGCTACAGCGGCATCTCGCTGTCGGTGCAGCTGGCGGGCGTGATCGGCGGCGGATTCGCGCCGATGATCGCGACGTCGCTGCTCAAGGCCGGCGGCGGCCAGCCGCACTACGTGATCGCGTACCTCGTCGGCTTCGGCGTGTTCGCGCTCATGTGCACCGCGTTGATGCGACCGGCACGCGCCTGA